The region TAAGTAAATACACGTCATAAGATTAATGAAACGAATATTTTGTTTATCGAATaaataattcattaattaagAAATGATGATTCGTCCTATTTGTGATGTGgtgaaaaaatttatttaaatttgacaAATTAAATTAGATTCCGCCAACAATATAATTAGGTCAAACTCGAATTTTTTATTATCCTACTTTGGATTGGATTGAATAGTAGTACAGGTTAAGAAAAGGAATAAAGACGTGAGAGACGAGGCCTATCATCAAGCCATGATATAGTTGTTTTAACTAAATTTATGTAAAGTTGAGAGTTTTAAATTAgtgaaattaatttaatattataacaaACATAAGACTTTGAGATTTGGAATCTAGAATTCAACATCAACTAAGCCCTCCATCTTTGACACTACATGTCACTAATcctaaataaatatttaatctctctctctcttcgatCTTCCCTCTTAGTTAGGGGCAtcctttattttaattattgaattcTTCATATATGTGTGTTCGAATCACTGTTTTTAGTGGTTGATTTAGTCCACTCATTCACTTTAGAATGAAAGGAAGAAACTTAAGAGAAATTTaaggattaattaattaaaatcgaTGTGCAACTAAGCCAAGCATTTTGTCCCATCAATTTAAATACTAATTCTTGACCATTTTCGTGGGGGAAACGCGacaataatttgaaaatatttatataaaatatagagTACGTTTTTATGATCTTGATGGATATGCTTATAATTGTTTGAATAATTAGgatattcaaattaattgtTTGAAACCGTAATCAGCAGTTGAACGCAAGTTCTGACTTGTAATTGGAAAAAGAATTGGAAAATTAGGAAACTTGTTGAAAAAACATCCAAAAACCAGTATTTTGAACCAAAATCGAAACCGGAACCGATGGCATCCTTAGATCAAGTACACATATACATGTTTGCATCAAATGtctcttttgcaaagaaaaGGTTAATATGGGATAATATGACATATACTATATAAAACGTAGTATAACATAAGAAACTTATGGAGTCCTATTAGGCTGCTAAATAGCATAATTTGATAACTTTTCAAGTTGgcatataaaaaatatcaacacgataatattagtatatatatcAATACAAATCTAGCTAACATATTTAATTTGTGTTGACGTACTAATAACATCGTGCGGATATTTTTAATATGCAATATTGACAAGTTAGCAAAGTTGCAAAGTTTGTAAATTAAGCTAGTTCGTAAATTTAATTGCACCATTTGGAGATGTACGAAGACTTTTAGTTTCGTaactctttcttcttcttcttaccaCATTAATTACTACTACGATATATGGTGATCGCAAAATAAAACCATGTTATGGAATATCTAAAAAgtattgattttaatttaatttttgttctTGTGTTTTTatcacttttattttcttttttctagaCGTCCTAAGCATagttttatttatcattaattatgAGATATCTGAAACATGATCCAGAAAATGTTAATTATCTGGCTAGTAcagtcttttttattttatttgtattggcAGCTAGAAGTATTGATTTTGCTAGATATATGCACATGCATATGAGTTGTGATCTTAATAAAATTTTAGTTCAAATATGAAGGtccaatttattttatgtactaGTATAAGACTAATAATATTGAGGTCAATTTTAAGATCCGTAATCATCTCGGACTTTTTTCATGTATACTTAGTCATTAATATACTTTAGAATTGTCATACATACATAGTATGATAGGACTAGGAGCAGTTCAAATTAAGTTCATTATGATATAGTATATGATGATATTTATTTCAAAACTTGATAATCATTTTGAACTTTTGTTCAATGTGAATGAAATTCGGTATTTTTACGTTCTCGGGATAAtaaggtttttatttttatcaattattttgcCTATAATTATCAATTAAATATACGTAGGCTAGACCACTACACCACCACATAAGGTGAGAAATATAATACTCTACACCATGCACAAACGGATTGAACCTTAGATCTTTCACTAGAGAGGCTCTTATAGTGTCATAAATTTGTCGACTACTTGAACCTCTGACCTATTGGTTGGAGGAAAAACGTCTTACCAATTGAGCTGCGCTTCTTGTCAAGAAGGGACTCAAGTTCTCTCgccaatatataattatatattaggAATAATTGTGCTACAAAACAATTTTCAAATTACAACGTGAGAACACTTGTATTAAACAGTAGTaccaaataattttatttataatgaaaACTAACTACACTTACAAAAATAGGCACTCCAAGAATCAAACCCTTATATTGTGAATGCAACACTTCGTTctaatcaatgttttaaaaaccggaccggaccggccggttcgactggttcaaccgcgaaccggtaggcagtccggtccggttcacccctaaAAACCACTAGCACATTGAACCGCCGcgaaccggtggaaccggccggtcggaccggtcCAACCgcgaaccggaaaccggtttttcaatttttcaaattttttttttttttttaattttgttcaatttttcaaaaaaattttttttacaatttgttGTTGCTAAGACTTGAACACATGACCTCATCTCTAAATATCAACTTctttaccactccaccacatgatcattttgaaatattatgaacattaattatccttatacattaaatctgaaattctttttccaccaaaactaataattcatattagttttgtattcttttaagataattcattttaattttatattcttttaagataattcattttaattctatattcttttaagaaattgttaagtataatatatttcttatattttaattatatttttacaatcactatattttacaatataggagtttataattatacatagactttaatactagtttttaatattgtgtattatagtttattattgtattcaaacttaacgtcattaaatattctaatatactaatataagacttgttttctataataatacaattaaaagtataatactataatatttattgataaaacatgtaattaaattttattatttataactaaataaataaatatatatgtataaacagTATTAcggttcaaccaatggttcgaccagtgaaccggttgaaccagtgaaccagtaacgACACCGGTTCGctggccggtccggtttttaaaacattggttctAATCTTATTTAGAGCAAAAATAACATATATAGATTTTATGTGCTTATCAATATTTCAAACGTAAAATGCTTAAATACACATGAGATCTATATTACCactaaaaatagtactccatccgtctcatgttactcgcactattgattttaggccgtaaatttggaattgatttttttaatgtaattaaattagaattttaagtgtaatgaggcATCACTTCATAAAGGAACTCTTAACCTACACTAACATATtgattaaatgcattaattctaactaaCATATtgattaaatgcattaattctaacttaaactataaatagtgtaatgattttgtgacgagccgaaaaacaacagtgcaagtaacatgggacggagggagtatcttaaATCCACAgttaaaaatcaaaacaaagcAGTAATTATCATAAACTTCCTCTCCTCAGCTGTAGCCCAGGAAAGAGATTTAGCCTGATCATACATACATAAACCTGACACAAAATCAGTCACCTTTTTCCAATTCTTAATTATATGTTGTTTTTTTCAACACTTCTAATTTGTTCTCTGCATCAATCTGTAGTCATCGGTTGGCTCATACAGCACCTGAAACGAGCTTTCCTCACAGTAGTCATGATCTCCGTCTCTGCAGCCTCGAGCATTCTCACCACCTCGCTGAAGGACGGCCTAACATCAGGATTGCCATCCCAGCAGAGCGTCATGATCTGGCTCAGAGCAGGCAGGCACTCGTTGGGGATAGTTGGCCGGACACCTTTGTTCACAACAGCGAATGCTGCCTGAACGGCAGTCATGTTCTGGAACGGGAGCATCCCTGTGATTAGCTCCCACAGGACAATCCCAAAGCTGTATACATCAACCTTTTGGGTATAAGGCCGGTGTTGGATCATTTCTCTGCAATTTCATAGCACAAAGTTATGAACCATCAAGAAATACAGAAGAATAACACCATGTTCAGAAAGGGGCATTCATCGATAAAGTATTATTATACCAAACTCGAGAAGTGCAAGTATACGACCACTAAGGTAGTAAGGTGTAAGATTCAAAGTTTTGGTCTGAAGGCCATTATCAGTCTCTTCAGCAGGACCAATTTAATGGAGAGGCCTCACAACTCAAAAGGCTCAATACAAACTAATATCCTCTGTGAGTGAAATTGCTGGCATCAAGATACCACTCTACTTCTCATTGCTTTTGATAGGTTCCTGTAATGCATTACTATTATcccacaaaaattaaaaatccccACCAAATTCATGGTGGAGTACTCCCAGCTACGAAGACACCAGAATTCATTTGAACTTCTAGAGTTTGCATGTGCAAGTTGGGAGTTCAAATGCATACACTTTCATCAAATCAAAACTAACCTGTGATTGTTCTCCAACAAATTTGCCTGGGGGAACCACAAATATGCTTGAGAACTTCTCCAATCAACTACAAATATGCTTGAAAAACATCTAAGCTAATGCAGCAATTTCTATTTAGCTTGAGGACAGCTAGTATGCCAAAAATCAATGTTTTACAACTTGAATCTATAGTCCTTTGACACAGAAAAGTATAGGCATGCCAGTTCTTATTGAGGTGGATAGATTGAATATACCTAAAGATCTTGGCATATTCAAAAGATCACACAACTTCTCTTAAACTAAAGCAATTTCTAACTGTGTTGTGGTTTAAAAAGCGTAACAAAGAATAATATGTAATAACATCCCTATACCATGAAATAATACCAATTTCACCTAAAGGATAACTAAAAGCAGTCAATTACTCCCTACTCTACAATTAAGAATACACAACTTTAGACTTCAAAAACCACCAATAGGTCAGTGAAGTGAAATACAAAATCTCATGAAATTTCTAGCAGTGGGACACATTAATCATTCCAACACTGGATGAAAGAATTGGCAGGCATTGATTCCATATAAAGAAACATTTAGTGGCTAGGTTAAGATGTAGTAACATAAATGAAACTCTTCTAACTACATTACCACAATGCATTGTGGGCCATTAGCATGCCAAAAATGCTCTGATTCCACAAATTGATAATATAGTTGTCTGCTTATCTGCCCAAAGGCATACACAAAATACTTTTTAAGATCATAAGTTAAAAGAAGCAATTAGATGATTATTAAATCAGTCTACACTCTACAGTTCCCAGGGGGGAAAGGGAAATATACTGGAGGCTCACGATGTTTGTAGGTAGGGAAGAGAAAAGGAATGTGTCGTCCCCAAATGCAAAAGTATGATATCAACCGAATAAAAGCAAAGCTAAGAGAGGAGTAAAAACTTACGGGGCCATCCAACGGTATGTGCCTGTTTCTGGTGTCATTCCTTCTGTCTGTACTTCAATACGAGCTACACCAAAATCAGCAATCTTAATAGACTTGTCAGCAGCAATCAGAAGATTGTCAGATTTCAAGTCCCGGTGAATCAAATTCAATCCATGAACATATGCCATCCCCCTAGCAACATCTAGGGCCTGCTTGACAGCCAACTTCAAGGGCACTGCACGATTCTGACGTTTTGTCAAGAACTGGCGCACTGACCCACCCTTGGCATATTCTGTCACGATACACCAGACCAAGGGTTTTCTGCATGCACCAATGAAGCGAACAATATTTGGATGTTTAAGCGTAGCCAACATCATTACTTCTTGTTGAAACTGCTGCTCCATCAATTGTGCCTTCTCTGGGTCATTCTCTGGCCTTTCCAAAAGCTTAATTGCAACATCATCACCATTATATGTGCCTCTGTAGAGCTTCCCAAAAGCACCCTGAGCAAAAGCTGGTCCCATGTTGAGCTTTCTCAGGTCAATTGTCCACTCATCATAATTTCCAAGTCCTTCAGTAGGATATCGAGGATCCATCAGAGCTTGAGCGAGGGCGTCATCACTCAGCCCATGAGAAGCTCTCCCATGATTGACACTGGCAGCAACAGAATAGTCTTTGACATGCCTGAGGCCATTGTGACCCAAGATACGAGTGTGGGAATCATTCGACCCAACACTGCTGTTGTCTACTGACATCGCAACCGAGCCTCCACCATTGCTCATCTGCAAGCTCCCATAACTTTCAGTCGACATATTTGATCCCTCATTGAGCTTGTGATAAAAATGCATGACATAATTgtcattattattgttgtttAGGCCTACAATTCCAGTAAACTTGGGAGCCTccaacattttcttttttagtgtTCACCAATGCAATCTGCAGCAAGAAACCTCGACAATCTTCTTATATCTGCTGCATTAGTATTTCCACCCTCAAGCTCGCAGACCAAAACCTTCAACGACAAATATATAACAGTTTAAAATTTTTTAGCATACACTCAATATATCCAGAACCTTTCGCTTAAGCAACCAAATTAAACCCACATAACAGAATCTTTATTTTTGATGGATCATTCTCATAGAAATCCACGACCTTCCCAAACAAAACCTGTCTATAAATGAAATTTCTTACTATATCTAAAACAACAGATGAAGATTATACTACAATAACCACCAGAACTCCCCAAAATATAACCTTTTCATATGAATTCAAACGATCAAACCTAGATTCATTACTAAAGCCAATTTCTTCTTCAGTCAACTGAGCTGACCAGCATCACTAGCAATAAAATCAAAGAAGCAAGTATCCAAAATTCAGCTGTAACAATCAGAACTTTCTTCGGAACAAAACCCCCCTCTCAATGAAAATAGTAAACACCTAAATTACAGCAAAATTACAGCAGATAAAAACTTAATAAACCCTAAAATTCGCAAAATTACACGGTGATCCGAGGGCATAATCGAGAAACAAGTAGAGAAATGCACCTCGATCGAGAGCCAAGAGCCTAGGCTGTTCTCGCTGGCTACAGGTAGACGCGATAGAACTCGCAACGGAGCTCGGTGAAATTTACAGCTCTGACCCTCACTTCTCACAAGCCTGCTTACGTTTGCACATGAAACACGCAGTGATGGAGAGAGTAACGACAGATTCGGAGAAGGACAGctctagagagagaaatgggGGAATC is a window of Salvia splendens isolate huo1 chromosome 3, SspV2, whole genome shotgun sequence DNA encoding:
- the LOC121796210 gene encoding serine/threonine-protein kinase STY13-like produces the protein MLEAPKFTGIVGLNNNNNDNYVMHFYHKLNEGSNMSTESYGSLQMSNGGGSVAMSVDNSSVGSNDSHTRILGHNGLRHVKDYSVAASVNHGRASHGLSDDALAQALMDPRYPTEGLGNYDEWTIDLRKLNMGPAFAQGAFGKLYRGTYNGDDVAIKLLERPENDPEKAQLMEQQFQQEVMMLATLKHPNIVRFIGACRKPLVWCIVTEYAKGGSVRQFLTKRQNRAVPLKLAVKQALDVARGMAYVHGLNLIHRDLKSDNLLIAADKSIKIADFGVARIEVQTEGMTPETGTYRWMAPEMIQHRPYTQKVDVYSFGIVLWELITGMLPFQNMTAVQAAFAVVNKGVRPTIPNECLPALSQIMTLCWDGNPDVRPSFSEVVRMLEAAETEIMTTVRKARFRCCMSQPMTTD